The following coding sequences are from one uncultured Bacteroides sp. window:
- a CDS encoding alkaline phosphatase family protein produces MKGLLTSIITLLSFTGLQAQSEPSTPKLIVGLTIDQLRTDYLEAFSTLYGDKGFKRLWRDGRIYLNAEFPFINPDRSSAIAAIYTGTTPSVNGIIADNWLDRSTLRPINSVDDPNYMGNYIDESTSPSQLLTSTITDELKIATQGKALVYAISPFRETAIIAAGHAGNGAFWLNTNTGKWASTTYYNEFPWWVSQYNDRKAIDFRIDKITWTPALPITNYKYLASEWENEEFKYHFDDAKKNKFRKLLSSPYINQEVNTLTEECLNNSTIGKDKITDFLSLTYYAGNYDHKSTLESPLETQDAYVRLDKSLAELFSILDNKIGLQNIIFFITSTGYVHPEAPDLNKYKIPRGQFYLNRCAALLNIYLMATYGEGQYVEAFYNQQIYLNHKLIEKKQLKLSEVQEKSVDFLMQFSGVNEVYSAHRLLLGAWNPEIYKIRNSFNRQRSGDLLISVLPGWSIVQEQPQENNVVRAAEIPTPLIFMGRTIKPEIIQTPVTVDRIAPTLTHFMRIRAPNASKALPISLIR; encoded by the coding sequence ATGAAAGGATTACTAACCTCCATCATCACCTTATTAAGTTTTACTGGTCTACAAGCTCAGTCTGAACCATCAACGCCTAAATTAATCGTAGGATTAACGATTGACCAGCTAAGAACAGACTACTTAGAAGCATTCTCTACACTATATGGAGATAAAGGTTTCAAACGTTTATGGAGAGATGGACGGATTTATTTAAATGCGGAGTTTCCTTTTATAAACCCTGACCGTTCGTCTGCAATCGCCGCCATATACACAGGAACAACCCCATCTGTAAACGGAATTATTGCAGATAACTGGTTAGATAGATCAACATTAAGACCTATAAATAGTGTTGATGACCCAAACTATATGGGTAACTATATAGATGAGAGTACATCACCTTCTCAACTATTAACTTCTACTATAACCGATGAATTAAAAATAGCAACACAAGGGAAAGCATTAGTATATGCTATCTCACCATTTCGAGAAACTGCAATCATAGCCGCAGGACATGCTGGGAATGGTGCTTTTTGGTTAAATACAAACACCGGAAAATGGGCAAGTACAACTTATTATAATGAATTTCCATGGTGGGTAAGTCAATATAATGATAGAAAAGCGATTGATTTTAGAATTGATAAGATAACTTGGACTCCGGCTTTGCCTATTACGAATTACAAATATCTAGCCTCCGAATGGGAAAATGAGGAATTCAAATATCATTTTGATGATGCTAAGAAAAATAAGTTTAGAAAATTACTTTCTAGCCCCTATATAAATCAAGAGGTTAATACCTTAACCGAAGAATGTCTAAATAACAGTACAATAGGAAAAGACAAGATAACCGATTTTCTTTCACTAACCTATTATGCAGGAAATTATGACCACAAAAGTACTCTTGAATCACCACTTGAGACACAAGATGCTTATGTAAGACTTGATAAAAGCCTAGCTGAGCTATTCAGCATCTTAGACAATAAAATAGGTCTACAAAATATAATATTCTTTATCACTTCTACTGGATATGTACATCCAGAAGCCCCGGATTTAAACAAATACAAGATACCAAGAGGTCAGTTTTATTTAAACCGTTGCGCAGCCTTACTTAATATATATTTAATGGCCACTTATGGAGAAGGACAATATGTAGAAGCTTTCTATAATCAACAGATATACCTTAACCATAAATTAATAGAAAAAAAACAACTTAAGCTTTCTGAAGTACAAGAAAAATCGGTCGATTTTCTCATGCAATTCAGCGGAGTTAATGAAGTTTATTCTGCTCATCGGCTGTTACTAGGTGCTTGGAATCCAGAAATTTATAAAATAAGAAATTCATTCAACCGTCAACGTTCTGGAGATTTACTCATCAGTGTACTTCCAGGGTGGTCTATAGTACAAGAACAACCGCAAGAAAACAATGTTGTCCGCGCAGCTGAAATCCCCACTCCTCTTATATTTATGGGGAGAACGATAAAACCTGAGATTATTCAAACTCCTGTTACAGTAGATCGCATCGCTCCAACATTAACTCATTTTATGAGAATACGAGCACCTAATGCGTCAAAAGCTCTGCCTATTTCCCTTATTCGGTAA
- a CDS encoding DUF4105 domain-containing protein has protein sequence MKKILYISIISALFFSTQVLASLKNTNPNDSIDISLLTCSPGDEIYSLFGHTAIRYQDRKHGIDIVFNYGMFSFQTPHFLWRFILGETDYQLGVTDYQNFATEYEYYGRGVKEQILNLSKEEKNKLFTSLKRNYLPENRVYRYNFFFDNCATRPRNMIENCINGEIKYATSPVAISFRDIIHKYTAKHPWERFGIDLCLGVKADKPISNRAEMFAPEYLYKSFASASIVNITKEKRKLVFSSKELIHQRSIKAPIHNNIPTPLQSFLLVFIITTSLTIYELKNKKNYWIIDLCLFSAAGIAGCIIAFLAVFSVHPTVSPNYLLFVLHPLHILALPFLIYTAKNKRKNWYHIVNLAVLTLFILLWGVIPQRFDFAILPLALSLLIRSASNIILAYKKHK, from the coding sequence ATGAAGAAAATATTATATATTTCCATAATCAGTGCACTGTTCTTTTCAACGCAAGTACTAGCATCTTTAAAAAATACAAATCCTAATGATTCTATTGATATTAGTCTATTGACGTGCTCCCCCGGCGACGAAATATATTCTTTATTTGGACATACTGCCATTCGTTATCAAGACCGAAAACATGGAATTGACATTGTATTTAACTATGGTATGTTTAGTTTCCAAACACCCCATTTCCTTTGGCGATTTATTTTAGGAGAAACAGATTATCAATTAGGAGTTACCGATTATCAAAATTTTGCAACAGAATATGAATATTATGGCAGAGGAGTAAAAGAACAGATACTCAACTTATCTAAAGAAGAAAAAAATAAATTATTTACTTCACTAAAACGCAATTACTTACCAGAAAATAGAGTATACAGATATAACTTCTTTTTTGATAATTGCGCCACTCGCCCACGAAACATGATAGAAAATTGCATTAACGGTGAAATAAAATACGCCACATCACCAGTAGCTATATCATTTCGAGATATTATTCATAAATATACCGCTAAACACCCATGGGAACGCTTTGGGATTGATCTTTGCCTCGGAGTAAAAGCCGATAAACCGATAAGCAATCGAGCAGAAATGTTTGCCCCAGAATATTTATACAAAAGTTTTGCTTCAGCGTCTATCGTTAATATAACAAAAGAGAAAAGAAAACTAGTTTTTTCTTCAAAAGAATTAATTCACCAAAGAAGTATAAAAGCACCTATACACAATAATATCCCAACCCCACTACAATCATTTCTTCTTGTATTCATAATTACAACAAGCCTAACTATTTATGAATTAAAAAATAAAAAGAATTATTGGATCATTGACCTCTGTCTATTTTCAGCTGCAGGAATAGCCGGATGCATCATTGCCTTCTTGGCAGTTTTTTCTGTACATCCAACAGTCAGCCCAAATTATTTATTATTTGTACTTCACCCACTCCATATTTTAGCCTTACCTTTTTTAATTTATACGGCAAAAAATAAGCGCAAAAATTGGTATCATATAGTAAATCTAGCAGTTTTAACACTTTTTATATTGCTTTGGGGAGTAATACCCCAAAGATTTGACTTTGCTATATTACCTTTGGCCCTTAGTTTGTTGATACGTTCAGCAAGTAATATCATATTGGCATACAAAAAGCATAAATGA
- a CDS encoding type III pantothenate kinase produces the protein MNLIVDIGNTMVKVALFEGDSLIDVFSYSNASLGFLEGLIADYPIENGIITTVINLDEDAKRFLSNLHVSLLWLDEKVSLPIANLYETPETLGYDRIAAVVAANYQSPGKNILVIDAGTAITYEFVDAEGRYHGGNISPGMQMRFKALNHFTEKLPLVEAIGRMIPVGRDTDTAIRAGVLKGIEYEILGYVTFFKNKYPDLLVFLTGGDEFSFDTKLKSIIFADKFLVLKGLNRILNYNNGRI, from the coding sequence GTGAATTTGATCGTTGATATAGGAAATACAATGGTGAAAGTGGCATTGTTTGAAGGAGATTCATTGATTGATGTTTTTTCTTATTCAAATGCTTCTTTAGGTTTTCTTGAAGGGTTAATAGCGGATTATCCTATTGAAAATGGAATAATTACTACTGTAATTAACTTAGATGAGGATGCGAAAAGATTTCTTTCGAATTTGCATGTTTCGCTACTTTGGCTTGATGAAAAAGTTTCTTTACCCATTGCAAACTTATATGAAACTCCTGAGACTTTGGGATACGATCGTATTGCGGCTGTAGTAGCAGCTAATTATCAATCACCAGGGAAAAATATATTAGTGATTGATGCAGGTACAGCTATTACTTATGAATTTGTTGATGCAGAAGGACGTTATCATGGAGGGAATATCTCTCCTGGTATGCAAATGCGATTTAAAGCATTAAATCATTTCACTGAAAAATTGCCTTTAGTGGAAGCTATCGGTAGAATGATACCAGTGGGAAGAGATACTGATACCGCTATTAGAGCAGGGGTGCTGAAAGGTATAGAGTATGAAATACTTGGATATGTGACTTTTTTTAAAAATAAATATCCAGACCTTTTGGTTTTTTTAACTGGCGGAGATGAGTTTTCTTTTGATACAAAATTAAAAAGTATCATCTTTGCAGACAAGTTTTTAGTACTTAAAGGATTAAATAGAATATTAAACTATAATAATGGTAGAATCTAA
- the lptC gene encoding LPS export ABC transporter periplasmic protein LptC, protein MWLKRNKCLFHKTVSITVALIATVMLLLFSCSGREKQLAKAITERDSLPMMETLGVTTLISDSGIIRYRVKTPEWLIFDKKRPSYWAFEKGVYLEKFDSLLHVDASISADTAYYYDKKKLWKLIGHVAIKNLQGDKFNTELLYWNQATGKVYSEKFIRIEQPDKVILGHGFDSNQQMTVYNIHNIEGVFYIDEQEASVKNDSLK, encoded by the coding sequence ATGTGGTTAAAACGAAATAAATGCTTATTTCATAAAACTGTAAGCATAACTGTTGCTCTTATCGCAACAGTTATGCTTCTTTTGTTTTCATGTTCAGGGAGAGAGAAACAATTAGCTAAAGCTATTACGGAACGAGACTCTTTGCCTATGATGGAAACATTAGGAGTTACTACTCTTATATCCGATTCAGGAATTATTAGATACCGTGTGAAGACACCCGAATGGCTCATTTTTGATAAGAAAAGACCTTCGTATTGGGCTTTTGAAAAAGGTGTCTATTTGGAGAAATTTGATTCTTTACTTCATGTTGATGCTAGTATCAGTGCTGATACAGCTTATTATTATGATAAGAAGAAACTTTGGAAATTGATAGGTCATGTTGCGATTAAGAACTTGCAAGGAGATAAATTCAATACGGAATTACTATATTGGAATCAAGCTACAGGAAAAGTTTATTCGGAAAAATTTATTCGTATAGAGCAACCTGACAAAGTAATTTTGGGACATGGATTTGATTCTAACCAACAGATGACAGTATATAATATTCATAATATTGAAGGTGTCTTTTATATCGACGAGCAAGAAGCGAGCGTTAAGAATGATTCATTGAAATAG
- a CDS encoding hemolysin family protein codes for MSMFIYLLIAMAFSAFFSGMEIAFVSVDKLRFEVDKGNGPVSKILAIFFRHPNNFISTMLVGNNVALVIYGVLMAQLIEQYLLAGFFENHFLVVCIQTILSTFIILITGEFLPKTLFKINPNLILDIFAFPLFLFYIIFYPISSFCSRLSYFFLRLLGVKPNKETSNKAFSKIDLDYFVQSGITNADNQTDLDTEVKIFQNALDFSNIKIRDCVVPRTEIVAVDISTSLEDLKSCFVESGISKVIVYDGNIDNIVGYIHSSEMFRNPQNWLNGIKDVPIVPETMPAHKLMKLFMIQKKTIAVVVDEFGGTAGIVSLEDLVEEIFGDIEDEHDNTSYVCKEIGDGEYVLSARLEIEKVNDVFHLNLPESDDYLTVGGLILNYKQSFPKLHELVVIDRYQFRIIKMTATKIELVRLKVLDL; via the coding sequence ATGAGTATGTTTATTTACTTGTTAATAGCGATGGCGTTTTCTGCATTCTTTTCGGGGATGGAGATAGCTTTTGTTTCGGTTGATAAGTTGCGTTTTGAAGTTGATAAAGGGAATGGCCCTGTTTCTAAAATTCTTGCAATTTTTTTTAGACATCCTAATAATTTTATTTCGACAATGCTTGTTGGAAATAATGTTGCTTTGGTTATCTACGGAGTCTTGATGGCACAGCTGATAGAGCAATATCTGCTTGCCGGCTTTTTTGAGAACCATTTTCTTGTGGTTTGTATACAAACGATTCTATCTACTTTTATTATCTTGATTACCGGAGAATTCTTGCCTAAAACCTTATTTAAGATTAATCCTAATTTAATACTTGATATCTTTGCTTTTCCGCTGTTCCTTTTTTATATCATCTTTTATCCAATTTCTTCTTTCTGTTCTAGATTATCGTATTTTTTTCTTAGACTTTTAGGGGTTAAACCCAATAAGGAGACTTCTAATAAAGCTTTTAGTAAAATAGATCTTGATTATTTTGTGCAATCTGGAATAACTAATGCTGATAATCAAACAGATTTAGATACGGAGGTTAAAATATTCCAAAATGCACTTGACTTCTCAAATATTAAAATACGTGATTGTGTTGTTCCAAGGACCGAAATTGTTGCAGTAGATATAAGCACTTCATTGGAAGATCTAAAGAGTTGTTTTGTTGAGTCGGGTATCTCTAAGGTAATTGTGTATGATGGTAATATTGATAATATAGTGGGCTATATTCATTCTTCGGAAATGTTTCGTAACCCCCAGAATTGGTTAAATGGAATTAAAGATGTTCCAATTGTGCCAGAAACAATGCCTGCTCATAAATTGATGAAGTTATTTATGATTCAGAAAAAAACAATAGCTGTTGTGGTTGATGAGTTTGGAGGGACTGCAGGTATTGTATCTCTAGAAGATCTTGTAGAAGAAATCTTTGGAGATATCGAAGATGAACATGATAATACTTCTTATGTATGTAAAGAAATAGGAGATGGTGAATACGTTTTATCAGCCCGTCTTGAAATTGAAAAAGTGAATGATGTTTTTCATTTGAATTTGCCTGAGTCAGATGACTATTTGACTGTTGGAGGATTAATCTTGAATTATAAACAAAGTTTTCCAAAACTTCATGAATTAGTGGTCATTGATCGTTATCAATTTCGAATTATAAAAATGACAGCTACAAAAATAGAACTTGTGCGTCTGAAAGTCTTAGACTTATGA
- a CDS encoding SurA N-terminal domain-containing protein, translating into MATLQSIRTKGPLLVTVIGLALFAFIAGDAWKVIQPHQSRDAGEVNGETISAQEYQALVEEYTEVVKFSQGVKSLNDEQTNQVRDEVWRSYVNNKLIEKEAKKLGLVVSKNEIQSIIDAGVNPILQRTPFRNPQTGTFDKDMLKKFLVDYAKMDKTKISGQYLEYYESMHKFWLFIEKELKQSRLAQKYQALLSKALFSNSVEAQNSFDARVDQSDLLLAAIPYSSIADSTVTVSDSELESRYDKKKEQFRQYVESRNIKYIDVQVTASPEDRAAIQKEVTDYTEQLATAKDYTSFIRSTGSERSYVDLPYTKKSLPSDVVARFDSVSIGKVYGPYYNSGDNTFTSFKIISKEVAPDSIEFRQIQLYAADAAKTKVLADSVYTALKGGADFVQLAKKYGQAGESNWISSANYENATLDGDNLKFIKTLINSKVNKLVVLPLGQGDIILQVVKRKAMEDKYKVAIIKKTVDFSKETYNKAYNKFSQFIATNASLDKLVANAEQSGYKLLEKNDLYSSAHGIAGIKATKEALRWAFAAKKGDVSSLYECGESDRMLVVALTGITEEGYRPLAQVKDQLKAEIIKDKKAEKIISEMDNAKASSITQYKTLSNVVTDSVKHVTFAAPAYIGVLRSSEPLVGAYASVAQLNKLSAPLKGNAGVFVLQVFAKDKLNEKFVAKNEEATLENMHQRMASRFINDLYLKANVKDQRYLFF; encoded by the coding sequence ATGGCAACATTACAAAGCATCAGAACCAAAGGGCCTTTATTAGTTACTGTTATTGGTTTGGCGTTGTTCGCTTTTATAGCTGGAGACGCATGGAAAGTCATTCAGCCTCATCAATCTAGGGATGCTGGTGAGGTGAACGGAGAAACAATCTCTGCTCAGGAATATCAAGCATTAGTAGAAGAATACACTGAGGTTGTTAAATTCTCCCAAGGGGTAAAATCTTTAAATGATGAACAAACGAACCAAGTAAGAGATGAGGTTTGGAGGAGCTATGTTAATAATAAACTTATTGAAAAAGAAGCAAAGAAATTAGGATTAGTTGTTTCAAAAAATGAGATTCAATCTATTATTGATGCTGGTGTAAATCCTATATTGCAGCGAACTCCTTTTCGTAATCCTCAAACTGGCACCTTTGATAAAGATATGCTAAAAAAGTTTTTGGTTGACTATGCGAAAATGGATAAAACTAAAATTTCAGGGCAGTATCTTGAATATTATGAATCGATGCATAAATTTTGGTTGTTTATTGAAAAAGAGTTAAAACAAAGCCGTCTAGCCCAAAAATATCAAGCGTTATTATCTAAAGCTCTTTTCTCTAATTCTGTAGAAGCTCAAAATTCTTTTGATGCGCGAGTTGACCAATCAGATTTGTTATTAGCTGCAATACCTTATTCTTCTATTGCTGATTCAACTGTTACTGTTTCTGATTCAGAGCTAGAATCTCGTTATGATAAAAAGAAAGAGCAGTTCAGACAATATGTTGAGTCTCGGAATATAAAGTATATTGATGTTCAAGTTACTGCTAGCCCTGAGGATAGAGCTGCTATTCAAAAAGAGGTTACTGATTATACAGAGCAATTAGCAACTGCTAAAGATTATACTTCATTTATTCGTTCTACAGGTTCTGAACGCTCATATGTTGACTTGCCTTATACTAAGAAGTCTCTTCCTAGTGATGTCGTGGCACGCTTTGATTCTGTTTCTATAGGAAAAGTATATGGTCCCTATTATAATTCTGGAGATAACACATTTACTTCTTTTAAAATTATATCTAAAGAAGTTGCTCCTGACTCAATAGAATTCCGTCAAATTCAACTTTATGCTGCTGATGCAGCAAAAACGAAGGTTTTGGCAGATAGCGTTTATACTGCTTTAAAGGGAGGAGCTGACTTTGTACAGTTAGCTAAGAAGTATGGTCAAGCAGGAGAATCTAATTGGATTTCCTCTGCTAACTATGAAAATGCGACACTTGACGGTGATAATTTGAAATTCATTAAGACATTAATAAATAGTAAGGTTAATAAATTAGTAGTTTTGCCTTTGGGACAAGGAGATATTATTCTTCAAGTTGTAAAAAGGAAAGCTATGGAGGATAAATATAAAGTTGCTATTATCAAAAAGACTGTTGATTTTAGTAAAGAGACTTATAATAAGGCATATAATAAATTTAGTCAATTTATTGCAACGAATGCTTCTCTAGATAAACTTGTAGCTAATGCCGAACAATCTGGCTATAAATTACTTGAAAAAAATGATTTATATAGTTCAGCACATGGTATTGCTGGTATAAAAGCAACAAAAGAAGCATTAAGATGGGCTTTTGCTGCAAAGAAAGGAGATGTCTCTAGCTTATATGAATGTGGTGAAAGCGATAGAATGCTAGTTGTTGCATTGACTGGAATTACAGAAGAAGGTTATCGTCCTTTAGCTCAAGTAAAAGATCAATTAAAAGCTGAAATAATAAAAGATAAGAAAGCTGAGAAAATTATTAGTGAAATGGATAATGCCAAAGCATCATCGATTACTCAGTACAAAACTCTTTCCAATGTTGTTACAGATTCTGTTAAGCATGTAACTTTTGCTGCTCCGGCTTATATTGGTGTGCTTCGTAGTAGTGAACCATTAGTCGGTGCTTATGCTTCAGTTGCTCAACTGAATAAACTTAGCGCTCCATTGAAAGGTAATGCAGGTGTATTTGTTCTACAAGTTTTTGCTAAAGATAAGCTGAATGAAAAGTTTGTTGCTAAAAATGAAGAAGCTACTTTGGAAAACATGCATCAGCGTATGGCCAGTCGTTTTATAAATGATCTTTATTTGAAAGCAAATGTAAAAGATCAGAGATATTTGTTCTTTTAA
- the rlmN gene encoding 23S rRNA (adenine(2503)-C(2))-methyltransferase RlmN, whose translation MNKSPLLGLTLSELETLVRNLAMPAFTAKQIASWLYDKKIGSIDEMTNLSLKHRALLNAEYEVGLSDPVESVQSVDGTIKYLYRIAPDYFVEAVYIPDADRATLCVSSQVGCKMSCKFCMTGRQGFSANLSANQILNQIHSLPEVDKLTNIVFMGMGEPMNNLDEVLKTLDILTASYGYSWSPKRITVSTVGIRKTFRRFLDESNCHLAISIHSPFSSQRSELMPAERAYSIMDMIDVLRDYDFSKQRRLSFEYIVFKGVNDSLIYAKELVKILRGIDCRVNLIRFHAIPDSNLDGADMETILAFRDYLTSHGLFATVRASRGEDIFAACGMLSTLKKNSSKDD comes from the coding sequence ATGAATAAATCTCCCCTTTTAGGCTTAACTCTTTCTGAGTTAGAAACTTTAGTTAGAAATTTGGCAATGCCTGCTTTTACTGCTAAGCAGATAGCTTCTTGGTTGTATGATAAGAAGATTGGCTCTATTGATGAAATGACTAATTTGTCATTAAAGCACAGAGCCTTGCTTAATGCAGAGTATGAAGTAGGTTTGTCTGATCCCGTCGAATCGGTACAATCAGTAGATGGTACTATCAAATATTTATATCGAATAGCACCTGATTATTTTGTCGAAGCAGTTTATATACCAGATGCTGACCGTGCAACTCTTTGTGTTTCCTCTCAGGTGGGTTGTAAGATGAGCTGTAAGTTTTGCATGACAGGTAGGCAAGGCTTTTCAGCAAACTTGTCGGCTAATCAAATACTGAATCAAATTCACTCTTTGCCAGAAGTAGATAAGTTGACTAATATTGTTTTTATGGGAATGGGTGAACCTATGAACAACTTGGATGAGGTTTTGAAGACATTGGACATTTTGACTGCTTCATATGGCTATTCATGGAGCCCCAAAAGGATTACCGTCTCCACTGTTGGTATTCGTAAAACATTTAGACGATTTCTGGATGAGAGCAATTGCCATCTTGCTATTAGTATCCACTCTCCTTTTTCCTCTCAGAGATCTGAACTGATGCCAGCTGAACGTGCATATTCTATAATGGATATGATTGATGTGTTAAGGGATTATGACTTCAGCAAGCAGCGAAGACTTTCATTTGAATATATTGTTTTTAAAGGAGTTAATGACTCATTGATTTATGCAAAAGAATTAGTAAAAATTTTACGCGGTATTGATTGTAGGGTAAATCTTATACGCTTCCATGCTATTCCTGATTCGAATCTTGATGGAGCAGATATGGAAACAATTCTTGCTTTTCGTGATTATCTTACTTCTCACGGTTTGTTTGCCACGGTAAGAGCTTCTCGCGGTGAAGATATATTTGCTGCTTGTGGTATGCTTTCAACCTTAAAGAAAAATTCTTCAAAGGATGATTAA
- a CDS encoding DUF4837 family protein, giving the protein MKKFFLHLLVSCSLVSILACSGNKGILIPTSSGRPYELLVVVDHNLWERPAGRALYNVLDTDVPGLPQSERSFRMMYSSPKNYDSTLKLIRNIIIVDIQKDRYTQAKFKYARDVYAAPQVILTIQAPSEAEFQKFVTDNKEVIIDFFTHAEMNRQIVSLEKDHSDFISSKVDSIFGCSIWLPGELTSSKIGKNFFWAATNTATADQNFVMYSYPYTDKDTFTKSYFIHKRDSVMKINIPGAQEGMYMMTDSSMVSVKPIGVHGDYTLEVRGLWRVKNDFMGGPFVSHVRLDKKHQQIIVAEIFVYSPEKMKRNLVRMLEASLYTLKLPDETKQGEIPVNVSKEKEHK; this is encoded by the coding sequence ATGAAAAAGTTTTTTTTACATCTTCTCGTCTCTTGCTCTCTAGTCTCTATTTTAGCATGTAGTGGAAATAAGGGAATACTTATTCCGACATCAAGTGGTCGCCCTTATGAGTTGCTAGTTGTTGTAGACCATAATTTATGGGAACGTCCTGCGGGAAGAGCCTTATATAATGTTTTGGATACTGATGTTCCAGGCTTGCCACAATCCGAGCGTTCATTTAGAATGATGTATTCTTCACCTAAAAATTATGATTCTACGTTAAAGTTGATACGTAACATTATTATTGTTGATATTCAAAAAGACCGGTATACTCAAGCTAAGTTTAAATACGCTAGAGATGTATATGCTGCTCCTCAGGTAATTTTGACTATCCAAGCTCCAAGTGAAGCTGAATTCCAAAAATTTGTAACTGATAATAAAGAAGTTATTATTGACTTCTTCACTCATGCTGAAATGAATCGGCAAATAGTTTCTTTAGAAAAAGATCATAGCGATTTTATTTCGTCAAAAGTAGATTCTATATTTGGTTGTAGTATATGGCTTCCAGGGGAGTTAACTAGCTCTAAAATAGGCAAAAACTTTTTTTGGGCGGCGACTAATACGGCTACGGCCGATCAGAATTTTGTGATGTACTCTTATCCATATACTGATAAAGACACTTTCACTAAGTCCTATTTTATACATAAGCGAGATTCAGTGATGAAAATAAATATTCCTGGTGCACAAGAAGGAATGTATATGATGACAGACTCTTCTATGGTCTCAGTTAAACCTATTGGAGTTCATGGTGACTATACACTTGAAGTACGAGGTTTATGGAGAGTGAAGAATGATTTCATGGGAGGCCCTTTTGTTTCTCATGTACGCTTGGATAAGAAACATCAGCAAATTATAGTTGCTGAAATCTTTGTTTATTCTCCTGAGAAAATGAAAAGAAATTTAGTACGTATGCTTGAAGCATCATTATATACATTGAAATTGCCAGATGAAACGAAACAGGGTGAAATACCAGTAAATGTATCTAAAGAGAAAGAGCACAAATGA
- the pdxA gene encoding 4-hydroxythreonine-4-phosphate dehydrogenase PdxA, translating to MEDNRIRVGITQGDINGIGYEVILKTFADPLMLELCTPIIYGSPKVAAYHRKSLDLSTNFSIVNSASEAAHNKLSVVNCIDDEVKVEYAKADPEAGKAALSALEKAVEEYKSGLIDVIVTAPINKHTIQSDAFSFPGHTEYIEEKLGNGDKALMILMQNDFRMALVTGHIPVSQIAPTITKELIQEKLNIFNHSLKQDFGINNPRIAVLSLNPHAGDSGLLGTEEEEIITPAIQEMVAKGITCYGPYAADGFMGSGNYTHFDGILAMYHDQGLAPFKALAMDEGVNYTAGLPVIRTSPGHGTAYDIAGQGIASEDSFRQAIYVAIDVFRNRKNDKIAHSNPLRKQYYDKRDDSDKLKLDTIDDEI from the coding sequence ATGGAAGATAATAGAATAAGAGTAGGAATCACGCAAGGCGATATTAATGGGATTGGCTATGAAGTGATATTGAAAACGTTCGCAGATCCCTTGATGTTGGAGCTGTGTACTCCTATAATATATGGCTCTCCTAAAGTTGCTGCATATCACCGTAAATCACTTGATTTATCTACGAACTTTAGTATTGTAAATTCAGCGTCTGAAGCTGCTCATAATAAATTGAGTGTAGTTAACTGCATAGATGATGAGGTAAAAGTTGAATATGCTAAAGCTGATCCAGAAGCGGGAAAAGCAGCTTTAAGTGCTTTAGAAAAAGCTGTTGAAGAGTACAAATCCGGTCTTATAGATGTTATCGTTACAGCTCCGATAAACAAACATACTATTCAGTCTGATGCATTTTCTTTTCCCGGGCACACTGAATATATTGAAGAGAAGCTAGGCAATGGAGATAAAGCGTTGATGATACTTATGCAGAATGATTTTCGTATGGCATTGGTAACCGGGCATATTCCGGTTAGTCAGATAGCACCTACTATAACGAAAGAGTTGATTCAAGAGAAGTTGAACATATTTAATCATTCTTTAAAGCAAGATTTTGGTATAAATAATCCTCGTATCGCTGTTTTATCTCTGAACCCTCATGCAGGAGATAGCGGTCTTCTAGGTACGGAAGAGGAGGAAATTATTACTCCTGCTATTCAGGAAATGGTTGCTAAGGGAATTACTTGTTATGGTCCATATGCAGCAGATGGTTTTATGGGTTCTGGTAATTATACTCATTTTGATGGTATTTTAGCTATGTATCATGACCAAGGATTAGCGCCTTTTAAAGCTCTCGCAATGGATGAAGGAGTTAATTATACTGCTGGATTGCCTGTTATTCGGACTTCTCCTGGGCACGGAACAGCTTATGATATTGCAGGGCAGGGTATAGCAAGTGAAGATTCTTTCCGCCAGGCGATATATGTTGCTATCGATGTATTTCGTAATCGGAAAAATGATAAAATAGCTCATTCAAATCCATTAAGGAAACAATACTACGATAAACGTGATGACAGTGATAAGCTGAAACTCGATACGATTGACGACGAAATTTAG